From Seriola aureovittata isolate HTS-2021-v1 ecotype China chromosome 16, ASM2101889v1, whole genome shotgun sequence, one genomic window encodes:
- the ripor2 gene encoding rho family-interacting cell polarization regulator 2 isoform X5, protein MAAGTHSPGGPNGIIRSQSFAGFSTLQERRSRCNSFMGNSAVQKKPQSKPKKPHLSGHKGGSSSREPQPKRLEEVYNALKQGLDEYLEVHQTELDKLMCLMKDMKRNSRLGVLYDLDKQIKTIERYMRRLEFHMSKVDELYEAFCIQSRLREGASRMKQAFSSSPSTKGTKESIAEVNRRYKEYTENMSTFESELENLLGEFHIKMKGLAGFARLCPGDQYEIFMRYGRQRWKLKGRIEVNSRQSWDGDEMVFMPLITDLINIKVTELKGLATHMLVGSVICETKELFTAMPQVVAVDVNDLGTIKLNLEVTWYPFDVEDLTLSSGNVSKATALQRRVSVYSQGTPETPTFQDTSFFKWRPYPVERQRLSFLHMLRDTLLEKLRRSRSFGDLASLRPRPKSSLEVYSTLPDDVFENGGCGVAECKRLSFTFSDTSGSTPSPSPAPSSHSTGQSNPEITVTPPEMEPSPTQILPTREDSIAEEHLEEEEEEEYEEDGETGSRGSRGTSASLASDEAEVAEDSEWERTESQRNSGSNCGSAAPSLCSDSHLSTVAPEDVFLDHADELKPVELDTEEAGSLTRQLVKRLTSSEIVPPSGSSTEGGGSLSWAGEGSRAFLESSLEEAIHSLLMRLESLTHRCRELQDLEQEVMRLEDLLKCRLPGHRSRSSSLSLTVESALESFDFLNTSDFDDEDTGDDNAVLSIPPQRSQFFDADGERIGGQHPEARGHLSEALTEDTGVGNSVAGSPLPLTTGNENLDVAIVIHLQYCNHLIQLLTGGVGVWQRRSLLLKLSGQSQLLEELAEISVDRLGAITSAADVLPGLAERPELMTLWSECSGSAGLFHTTLDRVFKHMNQRYTAVLQERHPHSADTVVGVVVGEMVDRSDLETSHDPPASALSQDVLTVFQFHSYILQHEVQDMETHLLHLAREEVLAEALCSGDYSQCLAEMDVVPVSSLWPKNSTLRALASLLTADDPQVNKAAADYLSSGASRSHFRTRAVECYTQALSEAGVQSQRAACSALSCLQAVESIRAVVALCDSADEELRHVAIETLLTFGEEGRLAYEQLDTVPGEMIRLGTRRGNAVTTAF, encoded by the exons TGAGTATCTGGAAGTTCATCAAACGGAGCTGGACAAACTCATGTGTCTGATGAAGGACATGAAGAGAAACTCTCGCTTG gGAGTGCTGTATGATCTTGACAAG CAAATCAAAACCATTGAGAGGTACATGAGGCGTCTGGAGTTTCACATGAGCAAG gTGGATGAGCTGTACGAGGCGTTCTGCATCCAGAGCCGTCTGAGGGAAGGTGCCAGCCGGATGAAGCaggccttctcctcctctccctctacTAAAGGCACCAAGGAGAGCATCGCAGAGGTCAACCGCCGGTACAAGGAATACACTGAG AACATGAGTACATTCGAGAGCGAACTGGAGAACCTGCTCGGGGAGTTTCACATCAAAATGAAAG GATTAGCAGGCTTTGCAAGACTCTGTCCTGGAGACCAGTACGAG aTCTTCATGCGGTACGGTCGTCAGAGGTGGAAGCTAAAGGGCAGGATTGAAGTGAACTCCAGACAGAGTTGGGATGGAGATGAGATGGTCTTCATGCCACTCATCACTGACCTCATCAACATCAAG GTGACAGAGCTGAAGGGCCTGGCCACTCACATGTTGGTGGGAAGTGTGATCTGTGAGACCAAGGAGCTGTTTACTGCTATGCCTCAGGTGGTGGCTGTGGATGTCAACGACCTGGGGACCATTAAACTCAACCTGGAGGTCACGTGGTA CCCCTTCGACGTCGAGGACCTCACTCTGTCGTCCGGCAACGTAAGCAAAGCCACAGCTCTCCAGAGACGAGTGTCAGTCTACAGCCAGGGAACGCCAGAGACCCCCACCTTCCAGGACACCTCCTTCTTT AAGTGGCGGCCATATCCCGTGGAGCGCCAGCGCCTCTCCTTCCTGCACATGCTCCGAGACACCCTGCTAGAGAAGCTAAGGCGCAGTCGCTCGTTTGGTGACCTGGCCTCACTCCGGCCAAGGCCCAAATCCAGTCTGGAGGTCTAT TCCACTTTACCAGATGACGTTTTTGAGAATGGCGGCTGTGGCGTGGCTGAATGCAAGCgtctctccttcaccttctcTGACACTTCTGGTTCCACGCCCAGCCCCAGCCCCGCCCCGAGCTCCCACTCCACCGGCCAGTCCAACCCGGAGATCACCGTCACTCCTCCAGAAATGGAACCATCACCTACACAAATCCTCCCAACAAGAGAGGACTCCATCGCAGAGGAGCATttagaggaggaagaagaggaggagtacgaggaggatggagagacgGGTAGTAGAGGGAGTAGGGGCACCAGCGCCAGCCTCGCCAGTGATGAAGCTGAGGTGGCAGAGGACTCAGAGTGGGAGCGCACAGAGTCCCAGCGAAATTCTGGCTCCAACTGTGGTTCAGCTGCCCCGTCGTTGTGCTCTGACAGCCACCTGTCTACCGTGGCTCCAGAGGATGTTTTCCTGGATCACGCGGACGAACTGAAACCTGTGGAACTTGACACAGAGGAGGCAGGCAGCCTGACCAGGCAGCTTGTGAAGAGGCTGACTTCCTCTGAAATTGTGCCACCCAGTGGGAGCTCTACTGAAGGTGGAGGAAGCCTGAGCTGGGCAGGCGAGGGGAGCAGGGCTTTCCTGGAGAGCAGCCTGGAGGAGGCCATCCACAGCCTGCTGATGAGGCTGGAGTCACTGACTCACCGCTGCCGAGAGCTGCAGGAcctggaacaggaagtgatgcgcCTGGAAGACCTACTCAAG TGTCGTCTCCCAGGCCACAGAAGCAGATCATCCAGCCTCAGTCTGACGGTGGAGAGCGCCCTGGAGAGCTTCGACTTCCTCAACACCTCTGACTTCGATGATGAGGACACTGGAGACGATAACGCCGTCCTCAGCATTCCCCCACAGAGGTCTCAATTTTTTGATGCGGACGGAGAGAGGATCGG GGGCCAGCATCCAGAAGCCAGGGGACACCTGAGTGAAGCCCTGACAGAAGACACCGGGGTAGGCAACAGCGTGGCTGGAAGCCCCCTGCCCCTAACAACCGGAAACGAGAACCTGGACGTGGCCATCGTCATCCACCTGCAGTACTGTAATCACCTCATACAG TTGTTGACgggtggggtgggtgtgtggCAGCGTCGCAGTCTGCTCCTCAAACTGTCCGGACAGAGTCAGCTCTTAGAAGAACTAGCAGAGATCAGTGTGGACCGACTGGGAGCTATTACATCTGCTGCGGATG TTCTCCCGGGCCTCGCGGAGCGCCCAGAACTGATGACACTGTGGTCAGAGTGCAGCGGGTCTGCAGGACTTTTCCACACCACACTGGACAGAGTGTTCAAACACATGAACCAGCGCTACACGGCAGTGCTGCAGGAGAGACACCCACACAGCGCTGACACAG tgGTTGGTGTTGTAGTGGGCGAGATGGTTGACAGGAGCGACCTGGAGACGTCGCACGATCCTCCTGCCTCTGCTCTGTCCCAGGACGTCCTGACCGTGTTTCAGTTCCACAGCTACATCCTACAACATGAGGTTCAGGACATGGAGACACACCTACTGCACCTGGCAAGAGAGG AGGTGTTAGCAGAGGCTCTGTGCAGTGGGGATTATTCTCAGTGTCTAGCAGAGATGGATGTGGTGCCTGTGTCATCCCTGTGGCCTAAAAACAGCACCCTGAGGGCCCTGGCCTCCCTGCTCACTGCAGACGACCCTCAGGTCAACAAGGCAGCAGCCGACTACCTCTCTTCTGGAGCGTCACGCAGCCACTTCAGGACCAGG gctgTGGAGTGCTACACCCAGGCTCTGTCAGAGGCTGGAGTTCAGAGCCAGAGGGCGGCATGTTCGGCTCTCAGCTGTCTCCAG gctgTAGAGAGCATCAGGGCGGTGGTAGCGCTGTGTGATTCAGCCGATGAGGAGCTTCGCCATGTCGCCATAGAAACCCTGCTGACATTTG GTGAGGAGGGGCGGCTGGCGTACGAGCAGCTGGACACAGTGCCGGGGGAAATGATCCGTCTGGGCACACGGCGAGGAAACGCCGTCACCACGGCCTTCTGA